Proteins encoded by one window of Manihot esculenta cultivar AM560-2 chromosome 10, M.esculenta_v8, whole genome shotgun sequence:
- the LOC110624439 gene encoding probable inactive leucine-rich repeat receptor-like protein kinase At3g03770 isoform X2, producing the protein MENPVLHPYYLLFLLFFLSFVHHSSQQLQPSQSDSFVLIQQLLNYPLLVSNSSSNTNKDFCNIEPTPSLTLVCYEDNITQLHIVGNNGFPPLPQNFSTDAFFASLVNLSSLKVLSLVSLGLWGPLPATIGHLSSLEILNVSSNHFSGAIPEQLSSLMSLQTLVLDHNSFTGQVPGWLSSLSLLAVLSLKNNSFSGSLPNSMTSMENLRILSVSKNNLSGEVPDFHSLTNLQVVDLQDNYFGPHFPNLNNRLLTIILRNNSFQFGIPSELVSYYQLQRLDISMNGFVGPFVPLLLSLPSINYINISLNKFTGMLFENISCNSDLSTVDLSSNLLSGDLPTCLKSSSKSRVVMYASNCLSYGEQKQHPSNFCHNEALAVQPHDEEKHRMPYGKSVLASSIIGGTIGGITIVGLVFLVVGRGHSLRHIVKKPKAKLILENVSTVNTLKLISDARYISQTMKLGASLPAYRAFALEELKEATNNFDDSNLLGNGSHRKIYRGKLRDGNFVAIRSLIVKKKHCQQTITHHIELISKLRHSNLVSALGHCFDCCSDDSSINRIFLIFEFVPNGTLRGYTSGLSGKKMTWKQRIGAAIGVTKGIQFLHTGVVPGVYSNNLKITDVLLDYDLNAKISSYNLPLLADSKGMSFKVGAILSSPGPKQSISTRENDDGDKDVYDLGVILAEIIVGRPLMSLDEVAVTKDLLQVSIGVDEKARRSIVDPAVGKECSDESLKIMMELCVRCLVDKQSDRPSVEDVQWKLHFAAQVQETWKGDHSHNTQDSDISCSQV; encoded by the exons ATGGAAAACCCAGTGCTACATCCTTATTATCTTCTCTTCTTGCTGTTTTTTCTTAGTTTTGTTCATCACTCAAGCCAGCAGCTACAGCCCTCCCAATCTGATTCCTTTGTGCTAATCCAGCAGCTGCTTAACTACCCTTTACTTGTTAGCAACAGCAGCTCTAATACCAACAAAGATTTCTGCAATATCGAACCAACTCCATCTCTAACTCTGGTTTGCTATGAAGATAACATAACCCAGCTTCACATTGTCGGAAACAATGGGTtccctcctctgcctcaaaatTTCTCCACTGACGCTTTCTTTGCTTCTCTTGTTAATTTATCAAGCTTAAAGGTCCTGTCTCTGGTGTCTCTCGGCTTATGGGGGCCGCTGCCGGCAACTATTGGTCACTTATCTTCACTGGAAATACTTAATGTAAGTTCAAACCACTTCAGTGGAGCCATACCAGAGCAGCTTTCTTCTCTGATGAGCCTCCAAACACTTGTGTTAGATCATAACAGCTTTACTGGTCAAGTTCCAGGTTGGTTGAGTTCACTTTCTCTTTTGGCTGTGTTGAGCTTGAAGAACAATTCATTTAGTGGTTCTCTGCCAAATTCTATGACTAGCATGGAAAATCTTCGAATTTTATCGGTTTCAAAGAATAATTTGTCAGGAGAAGTGCCTGATTTTCATAGCTTGACAAACCTTCAAGTTGTGGATTTACAGGACAATTATTTTGGACCTCATTTTCCAAATCTGAACAACAGGTTACTGACTATAATCCTCAGAAACAATAGCTTCCAATTTGGCATCCCTTCTGAGTTGGTCTCCTACTATCAACTTCAAAGGCTTGACATTTCCATGAATGGATTTGTAGGACCTTTCGTTCCATTATTATTGTCCCTCCCTTCTATAAATTACATCAATATTTCACTGAACAAATTCACAGGAATGCTCTTTGAAAATATCTCCTGCAATTCGGATCTTTCAACTGTAGATTTATCCTCAAATCTTTTGAGTGGAGACTTGCCTACCTGTCTTAAATCTAGCTCCAAGTCCAGGGTGGTTATGTATGCTAGTAATTGTTTGTCCTACGGAGAGCAAAAGCAACATCCCTCTAATTTCTGCCACAATGAAGCACTAGCTGTGCAGCCTCATGATGAGGAGAAGCACAGGATGCCTTATGGTAAATCAGTTCTTGCATCGAGCATTATAGGAGGGACTATTGGAGGAATTACAATTGTGGGTCTGGTTTTCTTGGTTGTCGGAAGAGGACATAGTCTTAGGCATATTGTGAAAAAACCTAAAGCAAAGCTAATTCTGGAGAATGTGTCAACTGTAAACACATTAAAGCTGATTTCAGATGCAA GatacatatcacaaacaatgaAACTGGGAGCTAGCCTTCCTGCTTACCGTGCCTTTGCTTTGGAGGAACTTAAGGAGGCAACAAATAATTTTGATGACTCAAATTTACTGGGTAATGGTTCACATCGTAAG ATTTACAGGGGAAAGCTTCGGGATGGAAATTTTGTAGCTATTAGAAGCTTGATAGTGAAGAAAAAGCACTGCCAACAGACCATTACTCATCACATTGAGTTGATCTCGAAACTCAGGCATAGCAATTTGGTCAGTGCTCTTGGACACTGCTTTGATTGCTGTTCAGATGATTCAAGCATCAACAGAATCTTTCTGATTTTCGAGTTTGTTCCAAATGGGACACTAAGAGGCTACACCTCTG GGCTTTCAGGGAAAAAGATGACTTGGAAACAAAGAATAGGAGCTGCTATTGGAGTAACAAAGGGTATTCAGTTCCTGCATACAGGGGTTGTCCCTGGTGTATACTCTAACAATCTGAAGATAACAGATGTTCTATTGGATTATGATCTTAATGCAAAAATCAGTAGTTATAACCTGCCACTATTAGCAGATAGTAAAGGAATG TCCTTTAAGGTGGGTGCTATACTTTCATCTCCAGGACCAAAACAAAGCATTTCAACAAG GGAAAATGATGATGGTGATAAAGATGTGTATGACTTGGGAGTAATCTTAGCTGAAATCATTGTTGGGAGACCACTCATGTCCCTGGATGAAGTAGCTGTAACAAAAGATTTA CTCCAAGTAAGCATAGGAGTTGATGAAAAAGCTCGAAGGAGCATTGTAGATCCAGCAGTTGGCAAGGAATGTTCAGACGAATCATTAAAGATAATGATGGAGTTATGTGTTAGATGTCTGGTAGACAAGCAATCTGATAGGCCATCGGTTGAGGATGTTCAGTGGAAGTTACATTTTGCAGCTCAAGTTCAGGAAACTTGGAAGGGAGATCACTCCCACAACACTCAAGATTCAGACA
- the LOC110624439 gene encoding probable inactive leucine-rich repeat receptor-like protein kinase At3g03770 isoform X1: MENPVLHPYYLLFLLFFLSFVHHSSQQLQPSQSDSFVLIQQLLNYPLLVSNSSSNTNKDFCNIEPTPSLTLVCYEDNITQLHIVGNNGFPPLPQNFSTDAFFASLVNLSSLKVLSLVSLGLWGPLPATIGHLSSLEILNVSSNHFSGAIPEQLSSLMSLQTLVLDHNSFTGQVPGWLSSLSLLAVLSLKNNSFSGSLPNSMTSMENLRILSVSKNNLSGEVPDFHSLTNLQVVDLQDNYFGPHFPNLNNRLLTIILRNNSFQFGIPSELVSYYQLQRLDISMNGFVGPFVPLLLSLPSINYINISLNKFTGMLFENISCNSDLSTVDLSSNLLSGDLPTCLKSSSKSRVVMYASNCLSYGEQKQHPSNFCHNEALAVQPHDEEKHRMPYGKSVLASSIIGGTIGGITIVGLVFLVVGRGHSLRHIVKKPKAKLILENVSTVNTLKLISDARYISQTMKLGASLPAYRAFALEELKEATNNFDDSNLLGNGSHRKIYRGKLRDGNFVAIRSLIVKKKHCQQTITHHIELISKLRHSNLVSALGHCFDCCSDDSSINRIFLIFEFVPNGTLRGYTSGLSGKKMTWKQRIGAAIGVTKGIQFLHTGVVPGVYSNNLKITDVLLDYDLNAKISSYNLPLLADSKGMSFKVGAILSSPGPKQSISTSSTECRENDDGDKDVYDLGVILAEIIVGRPLMSLDEVAVTKDLLQVSIGVDEKARRSIVDPAVGKECSDESLKIMMELCVRCLVDKQSDRPSVEDVQWKLHFAAQVQETWKGDHSHNTQDSDISCSQV; the protein is encoded by the exons ATGGAAAACCCAGTGCTACATCCTTATTATCTTCTCTTCTTGCTGTTTTTTCTTAGTTTTGTTCATCACTCAAGCCAGCAGCTACAGCCCTCCCAATCTGATTCCTTTGTGCTAATCCAGCAGCTGCTTAACTACCCTTTACTTGTTAGCAACAGCAGCTCTAATACCAACAAAGATTTCTGCAATATCGAACCAACTCCATCTCTAACTCTGGTTTGCTATGAAGATAACATAACCCAGCTTCACATTGTCGGAAACAATGGGTtccctcctctgcctcaaaatTTCTCCACTGACGCTTTCTTTGCTTCTCTTGTTAATTTATCAAGCTTAAAGGTCCTGTCTCTGGTGTCTCTCGGCTTATGGGGGCCGCTGCCGGCAACTATTGGTCACTTATCTTCACTGGAAATACTTAATGTAAGTTCAAACCACTTCAGTGGAGCCATACCAGAGCAGCTTTCTTCTCTGATGAGCCTCCAAACACTTGTGTTAGATCATAACAGCTTTACTGGTCAAGTTCCAGGTTGGTTGAGTTCACTTTCTCTTTTGGCTGTGTTGAGCTTGAAGAACAATTCATTTAGTGGTTCTCTGCCAAATTCTATGACTAGCATGGAAAATCTTCGAATTTTATCGGTTTCAAAGAATAATTTGTCAGGAGAAGTGCCTGATTTTCATAGCTTGACAAACCTTCAAGTTGTGGATTTACAGGACAATTATTTTGGACCTCATTTTCCAAATCTGAACAACAGGTTACTGACTATAATCCTCAGAAACAATAGCTTCCAATTTGGCATCCCTTCTGAGTTGGTCTCCTACTATCAACTTCAAAGGCTTGACATTTCCATGAATGGATTTGTAGGACCTTTCGTTCCATTATTATTGTCCCTCCCTTCTATAAATTACATCAATATTTCACTGAACAAATTCACAGGAATGCTCTTTGAAAATATCTCCTGCAATTCGGATCTTTCAACTGTAGATTTATCCTCAAATCTTTTGAGTGGAGACTTGCCTACCTGTCTTAAATCTAGCTCCAAGTCCAGGGTGGTTATGTATGCTAGTAATTGTTTGTCCTACGGAGAGCAAAAGCAACATCCCTCTAATTTCTGCCACAATGAAGCACTAGCTGTGCAGCCTCATGATGAGGAGAAGCACAGGATGCCTTATGGTAAATCAGTTCTTGCATCGAGCATTATAGGAGGGACTATTGGAGGAATTACAATTGTGGGTCTGGTTTTCTTGGTTGTCGGAAGAGGACATAGTCTTAGGCATATTGTGAAAAAACCTAAAGCAAAGCTAATTCTGGAGAATGTGTCAACTGTAAACACATTAAAGCTGATTTCAGATGCAA GatacatatcacaaacaatgaAACTGGGAGCTAGCCTTCCTGCTTACCGTGCCTTTGCTTTGGAGGAACTTAAGGAGGCAACAAATAATTTTGATGACTCAAATTTACTGGGTAATGGTTCACATCGTAAG ATTTACAGGGGAAAGCTTCGGGATGGAAATTTTGTAGCTATTAGAAGCTTGATAGTGAAGAAAAAGCACTGCCAACAGACCATTACTCATCACATTGAGTTGATCTCGAAACTCAGGCATAGCAATTTGGTCAGTGCTCTTGGACACTGCTTTGATTGCTGTTCAGATGATTCAAGCATCAACAGAATCTTTCTGATTTTCGAGTTTGTTCCAAATGGGACACTAAGAGGCTACACCTCTG GGCTTTCAGGGAAAAAGATGACTTGGAAACAAAGAATAGGAGCTGCTATTGGAGTAACAAAGGGTATTCAGTTCCTGCATACAGGGGTTGTCCCTGGTGTATACTCTAACAATCTGAAGATAACAGATGTTCTATTGGATTATGATCTTAATGCAAAAATCAGTAGTTATAACCTGCCACTATTAGCAGATAGTAAAGGAATG TCCTTTAAGGTGGGTGCTATACTTTCATCTCCAGGACCAAAACAAAGCATTTCAACAAG CTCCACTGAATGCAGGGAAAATGATGATGGTGATAAAGATGTGTATGACTTGGGAGTAATCTTAGCTGAAATCATTGTTGGGAGACCACTCATGTCCCTGGATGAAGTAGCTGTAACAAAAGATTTA CTCCAAGTAAGCATAGGAGTTGATGAAAAAGCTCGAAGGAGCATTGTAGATCCAGCAGTTGGCAAGGAATGTTCAGACGAATCATTAAAGATAATGATGGAGTTATGTGTTAGATGTCTGGTAGACAAGCAATCTGATAGGCCATCGGTTGAGGATGTTCAGTGGAAGTTACATTTTGCAGCTCAAGTTCAGGAAACTTGGAAGGGAGATCACTCCCACAACACTCAAGATTCAGACA